A window from Cyprinus carpio isolate SPL01 chromosome A11, ASM1834038v1, whole genome shotgun sequence encodes these proteins:
- the LOC109051492 gene encoding junction plakoglobin-like gives MEMNFAEAPGTVKVTEWQQSYYGTDSGIQSGATTVRSDEGGREFSTKNFTYSTTFTENPADVESQYNMTRAQRVRAAMFPETVMEGTAILSTQMDSSQQTNVQKLAEPSQQLKAAIIHLINYQDDAELATRAIPELTKLLNDEDQVVVNKAAMIVNQLTRKEASRRALMQSPQMVAAVVRAMQNTSDMETTRATASILHNLSHQREGLLAIFKSGGIPALVRMLSSPMDSVLFYAITTLHNLLLHQEGAKMAVRLADGLQRMVPLLKKSNPKFLAITTDCLQLLSYGNQESKLIILANGGPEGLVHIMRTNTYEKLLWTTSRVLKVLSVCPSNKPAIVDAGGMQALGKHLNGSTQRLNQNCLWTLRNLSDAATKQDGMENLLQVLVGLLSSDDINMLTCATGILSNLTCNNTRNKTQVTQSNGVEALIHTIVRFDSKQDVIEPAVCALRHLTSRHPEAESAQNAVRMYYGIPAIVKLLNQPYYWPVIKAVVGLIRNLALCPANQAPLRDADAISKLVTLLLKAHQDAQKHGSSAQQTYQDGVRMEEIVEGSTGALHIMARDPMNKATIANMDTIPLFVQLLYSPLDNVKRVAAGVLCELALDKQSAEIIDSEGASAPLMELLHSSNEGIATYAAAVLFRISEDKNPDYKKRVSVELTHSLFKHDPTSWDMARTMMEPGLPEDELDGYGPAGYPGYSDGMHMDGIPLDSEMQEDFGPGIGYNPMGRNYHDYSQMMN, from the exons ATGGAAATGAATT TTGCAGAGGCCCCAGGCACGGTGAAGGTCACAGAATGGCAGCAGTCGTATTACGGGACAGATTCAGGCATCCAGTCAGGAGCCACTACGGTTCGCTCGGATGAAGGTGGAAGAGAGTTCAGCACCAAGAACTTCACCTACTCCACCACATTCACAGAGAACCCTGCAG ACGTGGAGTCTCAGTATAATATGACTCGTGCCCAGCGTGTGAGGGCGGCCATGTTTCCTGAGACAGTGATGGAGGGAACGGCCATCCTTTCCACACAGATGGACTCGTCCCAGCAGACCAATGTACAGAAGCTGGCCGAACCGTCTCAGCAGCTCAAAGCCGCCATCATTCATCTCATCAACTACCAGGACGACGCCGAACTCGCCACACGCGCCATTCCAGAGCTCACCAAACTCCTCAACGATGAGGACCAG GTCGTGGTGAATAAGGCAGCTATGATCGTGAACCAGCTGACCCGCAAGGAGGCGTCCCGTAGGGCTCTGATGCAGTCCCCGCAGATGGTGGCCGCTGTTGTGAGAGCCATGCAGAACACGTCCGACATGGAGACGACCCGCGCCACAGCCAGCATCCTGCACAACCTTTCGCACCAGCGCGAGGGGCTGCTCGCCATCTTTAAATCAGGAGGCATTCCAGCTCTGGTGCGCATGCTGAG TTCTCCGATGGATTCAGTTCTTTTCTATGCCATCACCACCCTGCACAACCTGCTTCTGCATCAGGAGGGAGCCAAGATGGCGGTGCGTCTGGCTGATGGTCTGCAGAGGATGGTTCCCCTGCTGAAGAAAAGCAACCCCAAGTTCCTGGCAATCACCACAGACTGCCTGCAGCTGCTTTCCTATGGCAACCAGGAGAGCAAg CTGATTATCCTGGCTAACGGTGGCCCTGAGGGTCTAGTGCACATCATGAGGACTAACACCTATGAGAAGCTGCTCTGGACCACCAGCCGTGTGCTCAAAGTGCTCTCTGTCTGTCCTAGTAACAAACCTGCTATTGTGGATGCTG GTGGAATGCAAGCTCTTGGTAAGCATCTGAACGGCTCTACTCAACGTCTGAATCAAAACTGCCTGTGGACCTTGAGAAACTTGTCAGACGCTGCAACCAAACAG GACGGAATGGAAAATCTGCTTCAAGTGCTGGTGGGCCTGCTGTCCTCTGATGACATCAACATGCTGACCTGTGCCACGGGCATCCTGTCCAACCTCACCTGCAACAACACACGCAACAAAACACAAGTGACCCAGAGTAATGGTGTGGAGGCTCTGATTCACACCATCGTGAGGTTCGACTCAAAACAGGACGTGATCGAGCCAGCTGTCTGTGCCCTGCGCCACCTCACCAGCCGGCACCCAGAGGCGGAGTCTGCACAGAATGCCGTACGAATGTATTACGGCATCCCCGCTATTGTCAAATTGCTCAATCAGCCCTACTACTGGCCAGTCATTAAG GCTGTGGTTGGTCTGATCCGTAACCTGGCGCTGTGTCCAGCCAATCAGGCTCCTTTGAGAGATGCTGACGCCATTTCCAAACTGGTCACTTTGCTTTTGAAAGCTCATCAGGATGCACAGAAACACGGTTCATCTGCTCAACAAACATACCAG GATGGGGTGAGAATGGAGGAGATCGTGGAGGGCTCCACTGGTGCTCTGCATATCATGGCCAGAGATCCAATGAACAAAGCCACCATTGCCAACATGGACACCATTCCTCTGTTTGTTCAG CTGTTGTATTCTCCATTGGATAACGTCAAGCGTGTGGCAGCTGGTGTTCTGTGTGAACTGGCTCTCGACAAGCAGTCGGCTGAGATCATTGATTCGGAAGGAGCCTCTGCTCCTCTCATGGAGCTCCTCCACTCAAGCAACGAAGGGATCg ccaccTATGCTGCTGCTGTTCTCTTCCGAATTTCTGAGGACAAAAACCCTGACTATAAGAAACGAGTATCAGTGGAGCTCACGCACTCACTCTTCAAACACGACCCTACTTCTTGGGACATG GCACGCACCATGATGGAACCTGGCCTTCCGGAGGATG AGCTGGATGGTTATGGCCCGGCAGGATATCCAGGATACAGTGATGGCATGCATATGGATGGTATTCCTCTAGATTCAGAAATGCAGGAGGATTTTGGGCCAGGCATTGGTTACAACCCAATGGGCAGAAACTACCATGATTACAG cCAGATGATGAATTGA
- the cdc6 gene encoding cell division control protein 6 homolog translates to MPSTRSQNQPTLQFPRRKSSRLGSRPKNSSENAVDVRAIPLSPRKSNVGDLLAVCPSPRNSVLKNTSLSERLPLSPRKRTGDENGCNLPASMLGSPPKQRCAPLCSPRKLSFNENTPVFSSPSRPTPSSPKIPLSPVSRPSPKRLQETPCTNLIPRTEGKLPVTRLFPVKKSGYQSVKQALHTAVPERLLSREAERAAIVSFLENHVVSEKPSSLYISGAPGTGKTACLNCVLQEQKALLKGVQTVLINCMNLRSSHAIFPLLGERLGVPKGNSEARLEKLLTSSGPTVLLVLDEMDQLDSKSQEVLYTIFEWPYLPNSRVCLIGIANALDLTDRILPRLQAKPHCRPKLLNFPPYSREELNAIVQDRLTQVSGEGVLDAAAVQFCARKVSAVSGDARKALDICRRAVEIVEADDRSKMASEPAAGPKVSRVSVPQVARVLTEVYGDRMASSSGDGESFPLQQKLLVCCLLLIGRNGKSKEVQLGKLCEVYSKLCKQRQVGGVGQSECLSLCSLLESRGIFTLKKAKEARLTKISLKIEERDVENALKDRTLLGSILAAGLP, encoded by the exons atgccCAGCACTCGCTCACAGAATCAGCCCACCCTTCAGTTCCCCCGAAGGAAGTCTTCCAGATTGGGTTCTCGACCGAAAAACTCCTCTGAGAATGCAGTGGACGTCCGGGCCATCCCTCTGTCCCCTAGAAAGTCAAATGTGGGAGATTTGCTTGCTGTCTGTCCGTCTCCCAGGAACTCAGTGTTGAAAAACACCTCTTTGTCTGAGAGGCTGCCCTTGAGCCCCCGCAAACGTACAG GTGATGAGAATGGCTGTAACCTCCCGGCCTCTATGCTTGGCTCTCCTCCTAAACAGCGCTGCGCTCCTCTGTGCTCCCCTCGCAAACTGTCCTTTAATGAGAACACACCGGTCTTCTCCTCACCTTCACGTCCCACACCGTCGTCACCCAAAATTCCCTTGTCTCCTGTTTCACGTCCATCGCCAAAACGGCTGCAAGAAACCCCCTGCACAAACCTGATCCCCCGAACGGAGGGAAAGCTCCCTGTTACTCGACTCTTTCctgtaaaaa AATCGGGTTATCAGAGTGTAAAGCAGGCTCTTCACACTGCAGTACCTGAACGTCTGCTCTCTCGTGAGGCAGAGAGAGCTGCCATCGTCTCCTTCCTGGAGAACCATGTGGTGTCCGAAAAACCCTCCAGCCTCTATATCTCTGGCGCTCCTGGCACAGGCAAGACCGCCTGTCTGAACTGTGTCCTCCAGGAACAAAAG GCTCTGTTGAAAGGGGTTCAGACTGTGCTCATCAACTGTATGAACCTGCGAAGCTCACATGCCATCTTTCCATTGCTGGGAGAGAGACTGGGGGTTCCAAAGGGCAACAGCGAGGCTCGGCTGGAGAAACTTCTGACCAGCTCTGGACCCACTGT CCTGTTGGTTCTCGATGAGATGGACCAGTTGGACAGCAAGTCTCAGGAGGTTCTCTACACGATCTTTGAGTGGCCTTACCTGCCCAACTCTCGCGTTTGTCTCATTG GTATTGCTAATGCATTGGACCTGACGGACCGTATTCTGCCCAGACTGCAGGCCAAACCACACTGCCGACCCAAACTGCTCAACTTTCCTCCCTACAGTCGTGAGGAGCTCAATGCCATTGTCCAAGACCGGCTCACACAA GTATCAGGTGAAGGTGTTCTGGACGCAGCGGCAGTTCAGTTCTGTGCAAGAAAAGTTTCAGCTGTGTCAGGAGATGCCCGCAAAGCACTCGACATATGCAG GAGGGCCGTGGAGATTGTGGAAGCAGATGACCGGTCCAAAATGGCATCCGAACCTGCAGCCGGCCCTAAAG TGTCACGGGTGAGTGTTCCTCAGGTGGCACGGGTTTTGACTGAGGTGTATGGTGACCGCATGGCATCCAGCAGCGGGGATGGCGAGAGCTTCCCTTTGCAGCAGAAACTTCTGGTCTGCTGTCTGCTTCTAATCGGCCGTAATGGCAAGAGCAAAGAGGTCCAGTTGGGCAAG CTGTGCGAGGTGTACAGTAAGCTGTGTAAGCAGAGGCAGGTGGGAGGTGTCGGACAGAGCGagtgtctgtctctctgcagtCTGCTGGAGAGCAGAGGAATCTTCACACTCAAAAAGGCCAAGGAGGCACGGTTAACTAAA ATCTCCCTGAAGATTGAAGAGCGAGACGTGGAGAATGCTTTGAAGGATCGAACTCTCCTTGGTAGCATATTAGCGGCTGGTCTGCCATAA